TACTTAGTTAGTCTTTCTTCCGTATCATCAGCTACAAAGTCGCTGGAATTCTATCCAGTGAATAATGCTGTTACGCAAATGACAGCTACCTTTTTTGGGAAAGTAACGACGCGCTTTGAGGATGAGTTAGGCAATCCAGTTACTTTTGATAATTATAGTACTGTAACAACACCAGGGAAAGTCAATCAAGATGGTAAATTTGAAATAGCGGAACCTTTTTTACACAATTCCGTCCAAAACGTGGATAAACACGCCTATGATACCCTTTTGGATACTAATAAATATAAATTATTAGAGGTAACTTCTCCTAATAAACTATCTGAAACAGCGGATAATTTAAGTATTCAAATAAAGCGTGGTTATCAGAATGATGTTTTATACAAAATAAAAGCTCTCCAAAAACCGGTCATTAGCGCACTTCCTGAAATCGAATATAGTAAAACAGTGAATAGGACCATGGAAGAGTTTTTGGAAGATGTGGAAGCAAAAACAGATATTCCAGCTGATATAGACTGCGATTTAACGAATGTGAAATGGGGCGTGCCAGGAGACTACCCTGTTCTTATAACCGCGGTGAATGAGGATAATCAAGCAGCGGATCCTGTTCCTGTAACGATTAAGATTTCCAAAAATCCCGCACCAGTCATAACGGTAGACCCAGAAATAACCTACGATAAAACAGTGACAAAAGAGGAGAGCACATTACTAAATGAAGTAAATGCGCGAACAAATGACGGTTCGACGATAACTTCTAACATTAACGACAAAGTAAAATGGGGCGTGCCAGGCGATTACGAGGTTACTTTGAACGCGGTAAATGAAGACGGCGTGGCAGCGGAAGCGAAAACATTTATCGTCCGCATTTTAAAAAGCCCAGCACCAATAATCACGGTAGATCCTGAAATAACCTATCCGAAAACAATAACTAAAACGGAAGCTGAACTCCTTCAAGAAGTAAATGCGCAAACAAATGATGGTTCACCGCTTGTTTCTGATATGAATGACAAAGTAAAATGGGGCGTGCCAGGCGATTACGAGGTTACTTTGAACGCGGTAAATGAAGACGGCGTGGCAGCGGAAGCGAAAACATTTATCGTCCGCATTTTAAAAAGCCCAGCACCAATAATCACGGTAGATCCTGAAATAACCTATCCGAAAACAATAACTAAAACGGAAGCTGAACTCCTTCAAGAAGTAAATGCGCAAACAAATGATGGTTCACCGCTTGTTTCTGATATGAATGACAAAGTAAAATGGGGCGTGCCAGGCGATTATGAAGTTACGTTAAACGCGATAAATGAAGACGGCGTAGCAGCGGAAGCGAAAACATTTATCGTCCGCATTTTAAAAAGTCCAGCACCAATAATCACGGTAGATCCTGAAATAACCTATGATTCCACGATAATAAAAAATGAAACAGAGCTATTAAAAGAAGTCCGCGCAAAGACTAATGATAACTCAGCTATTACTTCCGATGCTCCAGATAAAGTGAAATGGCAAACGCCGGGGAACTATACTGTGACACTAAATGCGATAAATGAAGATGGCATTCCAGCTGATCCAGTAACGTTTATTGTACATATTGTAGAAGCCCAAAAAGCACCAATTGTTATAGAAGAAAATCCAGCTGGGACACCTACTAAGCCTACTAAGCAAAAAACCAAAGAGAATACTGTTAGCAAGAAAAAAACGCAACTTCCGAGAACAGGGGATACACAATCGAAAGCTATCTTAGGTGGGGTTCTTTGTTTGGGAGCATGGTTCTTATGTAGAAAGAAATAGCAAGGACAAAAAAACTTAAGTGAATTTACTTAAGTTTTTTTGGGAGTTATTTATTAAACTTCATCATATGCTTCTAAAGCAACAGGTAGGGCCTTATAACAGTATTTCCTACAGCTGGTAGACCAACGAGAATGGCGCTAATAATCTCTTCACGCGTCGCACCGTTTGTCTTTGCCATTTTCACATGGAAAGGGAGTCCGCTGTCTAGGCGAGTGGCGGCCATGACAGCAATGTATGCTAGTTCTTCTGTTTTTTTATCAAGTTTACTTGCGGCATCTAGTTTATGTACGGTTTCCATCCAGGCAGAGTGTACTTCGGGAGCTTCTTTCGCGAACGCTTCAAATGATTTGCTTACTTTCACTAAAATCCATCTCCTATTAAAATTTTATTAAGCTTTGCACATTTAATCTAGCATAGAATATGTGAAACTTGCAACAAATAGAATAGACAAGCAAAGACTTTCTTGCAAAGTGATTCTGCAATAGGTAAACTTAGTATAAAAAAATAGTAGAAAGGAAATTTTATGGATGCTCATATAGAAAAAATACAAGATGTTATTGAATTAGTTAAGACGAGAAAATATAACGAAGCAGAAAAATTACTTTTTCATTTATACGAAACTTTTCAAACCGAGTCTCCCAAAAACATACCTGAAGTATATTTTAAACGTGATAGAATCGGCTATACCCGATGGGAAAATGCTGATTTAAATGAACTAGGAAAAATAATACAAAAAATTCTTATTTATCTTGATAAACAGGGGTTTGTTAAATCTGATATAGTGATTGCATATATGGAAGGTGCAGAAAAAATAAGTGACTTAGAAGGAATGAAAAATACAGATACTTTAAAAATATTGAGCGTATTATATGGTATTATGTATGCTTACTCAGCTTGATAATTTAAAAAAACCGCCCAAACACTGGGCGGTTTTCGTATTATCTATTTTCTGCTTTATTATAAGCGCCATGCCAAACAGGACCGATGAATTCGTTTAGTGCAAATCCACCTTTGATAGCTGCTGTGACAAAGTCTTTTGCTTTTGCGACTGCTTCTTCGACCGTTAAACCTTTTGCAAGTCCAGCTGTGATTGCTGCTGCGAAAGTACAACCAGCACCGTGATTGTGGCTTGGAGAGATTTTTTCTACTTCATAGATAGTAAATTCTTCGCCATCATAAAGTAGGTCGATTGCTTTGTCGCTTTCTAGGGCTTTTCCGCCTTTGATAACTACGTATTTAGCACCTAATTCGATGATTTTTTTCGCTGCTTTTTTCATATCATCTAATGTAGTTAATTTGCCAAGACCAGATAATTGACCTGCTTCGAATAGGTTTGGTGTTGTGATTGTTGCTTTTGGAAGCAGTAGGTCGCGGATAGCTTCAGCGTTTTCTGGTTGGATTAATTCGTCTTCGCCTTTACAAACCATAACTGGGTCGATTACGACATTTTTTAAATCATATTTGTCGATGGCTTCACGTGTAGCTTTAATGATATCAATCGAACCTAGCATTCCAGTTTTCATTGCGTCAACAGGGCCGCCAGAAAGGATTGTTTTCAGTTGTTCGCGAACAAGTTGCGCATCAATTGGAGTAACGCCATGTGCCCAGTTGTTGTCTGGATCCATTGTTACGATGGTTGTGATTGCGCTAAAACCGTATGTGCCATATTCTTCAAACGTTTTTAAGTCTGCTTGTAAACCAGCACCACCACTTGAATCAGAACCTGCAATAGTTAATGTTTTTTTGATTGTCATTCGTGTTTCCTCCTATAAATAAACTTTAGTCATTTGTTTCTAACATTTTATAGATGGCTGCTGCAACGCCGTGCTCATCATTCGAAAGAGTTACGTGTTCTGCAAGGTCTTTGACTTCTTCTTCGCCGTTACCCATAGCTACACTGTAACCAGCCATTTTTAACATCGAAATATCATTCATATTATCTCCAATTGCAAAAGTTTCATCAAGTGTTACGCCTAATTTTTCTACGTAATATTGTAAAGAAATACCTTTTTGTGCTTCGCGGTGAGTGATTTCAATATTATCAGAGAAAGAAGATGTAACGGATAGTTCGGAATCTTTTTCTAGTTTTTGTTTGGCTTTTGCAAGAATGTCTTTATCAGAAGAGAAGGAAATGAATTTTAGAATGGTTAAATCTTTATTGCCTAAAATACGCTCTACATCTGGAATTTCGTGAACGTCCTTGGATTCAAAACGTTCTTCTACTTTATCCATAATGGTTTCTGCGGAAACGTCTGGGTGGATGCGTTTGTGCATTTCAATCATAAATTCTTTGCCACGAGCTTTGTCTGTTGTGATTGGGCCCATGTCAGTGAAAAATTCGGTATACATACCTAATTCAGTTAGCGTGTTGTAAGTGTTTCTTGCTAGGTTTCTATCGATCGGATGTTGCAAAATGATTTTGCCGTGTTCGTCACGAATTTCTGCACCATTCATACAAATAGCTGGTGCATATAAATTAGCTTTATTAATTAACCCCATTGCATCGTCATACATACGTCCGGTGCAAAGAACGAAATGAATTCCTTTGGCGCGGGCTTTTTCGATTGCCTCGACGTTTTCTTGTGCAATCTCGATATCAGAGTTAAGTAGTGTGCCATCCATGTCTGAAGCAATAACTTTAATCATAATATTAAATTCCTCCCCAATTTTACCTACTTCACTAGAATATCATTTTTTTAAGAAAAATGCACAAAAGGTAGCTGCGCGTAGTTTTTTAGGTGGAGCGATTACTTTACTATATTTCTGTGATTCATTTGGTTATAATGAATAAGAATAAAACGTGGATAGGATGTGTCAGGATGAAAACAGAACTAGAAAAGATGATTGCAGGAGAAATGTATGATCCTAGCGACAGAGAGCTTGCACACGGAAGAAATCGTGCACGTAAGTTCTGCAGAGAGATTAACGATACAATGGATTCAGAGTCCCGTGCAAGCGTGCTGAAGCGCCTATTCGGCGGAACAAAAGAGAATGTATATGTGGAACCTGATTTTCGTGTTGATTACGGTTCTAATATTTATGTAGGCGAAAATTTTTATGCTAATTTTGATTGTGTTATTTTAGATGTTTGCGAAGTACATATTGGCGACAACTGTATGATGGCGCCGGGTGTTCATATTTATACGGCAACGCATCCGCTTGATCCGGTGGAACGTAATAGCGGGCTAGAGCTTGGTAAACCAGTTGAAATTGGCGATAATGTTTGGATTGGTGGTCGGGCAATTATTAATCCGGGCGTGAAACTTGGAAATAATGTCGTAGTTGCTTCAGGCGCAGTTGTAACGAAAAACTTCCCCGATAATGTCGTCGTTGCCGGCAACCCAGCACGCGTTATTAAAACAATTGAGGTTGAGGAAAAATGATTATTGCAGATTCAAAGATTTTTGAACAAATGGAAAACGAATTAGCGAAAGCAAAAGCAGCAACCACAAAAGCGAGCCAGGATAAACATTTGCATGGTTTGATGCTGCTTGTTCAGCTTGCAAAAACAGGCGATGAGACAACTGCAGCTGTAGAACCGATTGCTATTCAGCCAGCAGAACCAGCGCAAATTGCAAGTATGGATGGCAAAAAAATAGAGTTAGAAGACGGCGCGAATGGAGACTCGTTGCTTGATTTTTAGGGGGTAACTATGAAAAAAACAATTATTACTGGAGCCATTTTTGCAGGGCTGGCAGTTTTACTAGGGGCTTTTGGGGCACATGCTTTAAAAGACGTACTTGGAAGTTATGCGAGTACTTGGGAAACCGGTGTTCAGTACCAAATGTTTCACGCAGGAGGCATTTTAGTTGTAGGGCTATTGATGGAAAAACAAGCTAGTCGGCTTTACACATGGGCAGCCATTTTATTTGCAACTGGAATTGTCTTTTTCTCCGGTAGTTTGTATGTGTTAAGTATTTCTAAAGTATCCATTTTAGGTGCGATTACGCCTATCGGTGGTGTTTGCTTTGTCGTTGGTTGGTTCTTGCTAATTTTAGGAGTATCAAGAAGAACGATGAGTAGATATTAAATCAAAATAATCGTCTTTTCGCGTTCATTTCAGTGAAAAGACGATTGTTTTTTCTTATTGGCGAATAAGTGCTAAAATAAAGGAATCATAATTTATAAGGAGACAGCAATTACATGACTTATGCACTTGAAATAAAAGGGTTAAGAAAAATTTATTCCACTGGGGTCGAAGCGTTGCGCGGTGTGGATTTAACGGTAGAAGAAGGAGATTTTTATGCACTGCTTGGTCCTAATGGTGCCGGGAAATCAACGACGATTGGTATTATTACTTCACTAGTCAATAAAACATCTGGTCAAGTAAGCGTATTTGGCTATGATCTCGATACAGATATTGTCCGAGCTAAACAGCAAATCGGACTAGTTCCGCAAGAGTTTAACTTTAATCCGTTCGAAACGGTTCAGCAAATCGTTGTTAACCAAGCTGGCTATTACGGTGTTTCTCGTAAGGAAGCCATCAAACGTAGCGAAAAATATTTAAAACAATCGAATTTGTGGGAGAAGCGGAATGAACGTGCGCGGATGCTCTCGGGCGGGATGAAACGCCGCTTGATGATTGCGCGTGCTCTCATGCATGAACCGAAGCTACTTATTTTGGATGAACCGACTGCGGGTGTCGACATTGAACTTAGACGTGAGATGTGGACGTTTTTAAGAGAGTTGAACGAAAGTGGTACGACGATTATTTTGACAACGCATTATTTAGAAGAAGCAGAGATGCTCTGTCGTAATATCGGTATTATTCAATCTGGGGAGTTAATTGAGAATACCAGCATGAAATCACTACTTTCTAAATTGCAATTTGAAACGTTTATTTTTGATTTAGAACCGTATGAAGAAGCTTTCGAAATTACGGGCTATAATCATGTGTTTGAAGATAAGCAAACTTTGTCTGTGGAAGTGGAACGTAATCAGGGAGTTAACCATATCTTTGAGCAATTAAGCGAACACGGTATTAAAGTGCTTTCGATGCGTAATAAATCTAATCGTCTCGAAGAACTGTTTTTGAAAATTACAGAAGAAAAACATCAAGTGGGGGAGAAACATGTTTAATCTATATTATACAGCTTTAAAAAGTCTAGCGGCGAAAGAAACGAATCGCTATATGCGAATTTGGGTACAAACACTCGTGCCGCCAGTTATCACGACTTCGCTTTACTTTATTATTTTCGGGAAAATGATTGGTAGCCGCATTGGGGAAATGAATGGCTTTTCTTATATGGAGTACATTGTGCCGGGGCTGATTATGATGTCCGTCATTACTAGTTCTTACGCCAATGTATCGTCTTCCTTTTTCTCGCAAAAGTTTCAGAAAAACATTGAAGAAATTCTTGTTGCGCCGGTGCCAACGCATATTATTATTTGGGGCTTTTTGATTGGTGGGATTGGTAGAAGTGTTTTAGTTGGAGCACTTGTCACGCTTATTTCGATGGTGTTTGTGCCAATTCACATTCATTCGTGGACGATTGGTATTATTACCTTCTTAATGACGGCGATTTTATTTTCACTCGCGGGACTTATTAACGGGATTTTCGCTAGATCATTTGACGATGTATCCATTGTCCCAACTTTTGTCTTGCAACCGTTAACGTATCTAGGTGGCGTATTTTACGCGATTTCGATGTTACCGCCAATCTGGCAAGCGATTTCTAAAGTGAACCCGATTGTCTATATGATTTCCGGATTCCGCTACGGTTTCCTAGGTGTTACAGATGTACCAGTAGCAATTTCTCTATCCATTCTTGTTGTATTTAGTGCCGTTCTTTACTCGATTTGTTGGTATTTAATTAGTAAAGGGCGAGGACTTCGAAGTTAATAGCGATTTTTTCAAAAAGAGAGCGGATTTCCGTTCTCTTTTTTTCATGTTTACTACAATTCTTTTTCAATTTGATGTTAAACGTTTTAGCGTAAAACTGGAGGGAAGACATAAAGTAATGGGGGAATGAAAATGGGAAATAAAAAAGTGAAGCGAAAACTTGGCGCTAATATTTGGTGGATACTTATATTGGCCATTTTGATTATTTTCGTAGCCTACTTAGTCATGGGTTACGTCGCAAAAATATAGGAGGTTTTATAATGAATAAAGAAAATCCATTAAACAAATACCATACAGGAAAATTTGAAAAGCAACGGCAGGATTATCCTGGCTTGCAAAGTAAAATGACGCCTGTTCCAGATACAGGTGAGTCAAGCTATCAAGGCGCGAATAAATTAACCGGAAAAAAAGCTTTTGTTACAGGCGGTGATTCTGGGATTGGTCGAGCTGCCGTGATTGCATATGCTAGAGAAGGCGCCGATGTGGCGATTAATTATCATCCAGATGAAGAGGTCGATGCGCAAGAAGTGAAAAAAATTGTGGAAGAAGCTGGGCGAAAATGTATACTGCTTCCAGGCGATCTGCGAAAAGAAGGTTTTGCAAAAGAAGTCGTCAAAAAAGCATATAACGAATTAGGTGGATTAGATATACTTGTACTCAATGCGGGATTACAACAATACCAATTCGATATCCAAAAACTCCCAGCCGAACAATTACGCGATACATTTGAAGTGAATGTATTCTCTGTTGTTTTTGCGATTCAAGAGGCACTCAATTACTTAAAAGCAGGCGCGAGCATCATTTTAACGTCGTCTATTCAAGGTGTTAAACCAAGCGCGCACTTAGTTGATTATGCAATGACAAAAAGCAGTTTGATTTCATTAACGAAAAGTTTAGCTGCGCAACTAGGAGAAAAAGGAATTCGAATTAATGCGGTTGCACCAGGACCCATTTGGACAGCGCTTCAAATCTCTGGTGGACAGCCACAAGAAAGCATTCCGGAATTCGGTCAGAACCAACCACTTGGACGAGCAGGGCAACCGGCAGAACTCGCAAGTGCTTATGTTTTACTAGCATCTGATGAAGCAAGTTACACAACTGGTCAAGTATACGGAATCACCGGCGGAGCACCAATTAACTAAAAAGCGAGGTGGAAAGATATGCCTTGGAACGAAAAAGATTATCCGGATTCGTGGAAAAATCTAAGAAAGACCGAACGCGAGAAGGCAATTGAAATCGGCAACGCGTTACTAAAAGAAGGCTACTCAGAAAGCCGCGCCATCCCGATTGCTACTTCAAAAGCAGAAGAATGGTATAAAAACCATAAAGAATAGAAAGCTGAAAAAGCGCACTTGGAAAGCGTATTATTTTCCGGGTGCGCTTTTTTTGTTGGAATCGTTTAATGAAATGGGGTGATTTCTGTTGCATTTTAGTTAAATTCGTCATCTAATTTTAATACTAAATCAGGGTTTGGATTATGTGAGACGGGTATTATATAACCATAAGCAATGACAATGCCATTACTTTTTCTCCCTTTTTTGTAGTGGGTTGTCTTTACTTACCTTAAACTCCCTTTTATACTTTTAGCGGTTGTTAGCAGCCACTAGGAGTATTTTTTTTGGAAATATATTTGCTATGTTGAGGGGCAGAAAAGTGTAGTAGATAAAATCTTCTCAGAATTGAGTGGAATAAAGAACTAAGAGTACATTGAACACGAATAGAAAAACGGAATATTAATCTAAATACTATTTACCAAAAATACATGGAACACTTAAGCTTTAAGAATTGCTAACAAATTAATAAGAACTAGTAATAAAAACACCTCGGACAAGGGAAAGTTCGAGGTGTTTTTGCATTTACTAATATTTGTAAATGCCACTGGGAATTCAAGTAAACAAAACATATGGGTGTTTGGGAAATCACCACTTTAAAAATATATCATTGCTTGAATCTAATGGGCTGCAATGTAGTATAAATCACACACTAAATGAACCATAATGGAATCAATAATAAATACGTTTTATTCCAAATTGTACTAGACATAAAATGTATTTCTGTATTTCTTGCAGTGTATCATTTATAACACTAAATAATAACCAATCATAAATACCATGTTACTATGCTTTTGTGCATAATTTATTACGAAATAAGTAGGTTTTATTCTACAAGTAAAAGCAAAATAAACTAGAGAGCGAGGGGAAAAGATGAAGAAATGGTTATTTGTTTTTTTATGTGTTTGTTTTCTTAGCCAATGTTTAAGTAGTACTGTACTTGCGGAAGATCTAATCAAAAGATTGCCTATTTATACCAAAAAGGGATAGCAGAAGGAAAGATAGCGAGTAAACAATATCCTTATGATGCGTTTAAAGAAAATTATGAAACAAACCAGGTTACCTATTCAGCACTGAAAGATGAATTTAATACAAGTGATTCTTATGACGAATGGTTTTCTGAAAGTTATAATTATGGTGCTTTTCCTGATGGAGAGGGGCATGCGAATTCTGAGTTGAAAATAGAACAACGAAGTACTACTTCTAACGGAAACAGGTTGAAAGCAGCAATCCAAAAAGGAGACATACTAATAGTTGGCGGTGGAGCTGGGCATGCAGCAATTGCAACAACTGATAATTATATTTTAGAAATGTCTGGGAGTCAAAATTTCGCAAGTTGGTTCATAGGTGGGATTTCAAATAATAACCACCAATTCACTAAACAAAACTGGATTTTTGGTACATCCAATGAACAAGGTGCTTCTTCTGCCCCACACATTGCAAAATGGATTCAATTATGGCGAATGCCAAACCAAGCGATGGCTAAGCAGTGTGCAGACTATGCAGACGCCAAATTTTGAAGTAGTACACATAGTTATACTAAAAATCGCCATATTACTTATAGGCTTACTTCTGGAACACTCACAACGGATCCTAATTACTGCTCGAAAATGGTATTCCAATCCTTTTACTTTGGAAGTGGATCTGCAAATGTAATACAAGGATTTTCTGCGGCTTTAACAAGTATTCTTCCAAACGCTTTACCTAATCTTTTTACGAATAATTTTAAACCTTATAAAGTTGGAACCTATTAAATATCATAGGTAAATAATTGGAAAGAGTGATAAAAATGAACAAAAATATAGGAAGAACTGTAGAGTTTTGTTTAGGCCTATGTGGGGGGATATTTGGAGTTTTAGCGGCAACTACCATGTTGGGGTTTACGATACCAGATATAGGTGATATAGATTTTAGTTATTGGTTGTTATCCATTTTATTAACGAGCATATTTTCCATTTCTGGAGTAGTAGGTTCTTTGTTTGTTCGTAAGCACCATCTACTTGGAGGTGTTTTAATGCTCGGTGCTGCAATCGGTGGAGTACTGTCACAAAATATGTTTTTTATTATGTATTTAGCTTTTCCACTCCTCTTGATTGGTGGATTAGTAGCACTTATTCGAGGGGGAGATTTTTTAAAACTATTTAGTAAGTGGTGGTTTTATATCGTTTTAGCATTTTCTATCTTTGTTCCACTTTTACTTTTCCAGGGATATTACTGAGAAATGGAGGAAAGAAAAATATGAATAAAAGATATTATACTACCCTAGTTATTTTATCTTGTTTTAATATTCTCTGGTTGTTGTCATTTATTTTCGCTACAGGTAGGGGGATTGGCATTAAACTAGATGATAATCAATTACCGGGCTATATAATTATTGGTTTATGTTTGTGTCTACTTACTTACGCGTATTTCATAAATCGTATACAGCTTCGTAAAATAATAATTGCTATTTTAGCCTTATTAGACACTTTGTTTATGTTTCTAGCATGGGGAAACCAAAACATAATTAATTTTAATGAGGGCATGTTTGTATTTATTATTCCTATTTATTTTTTGATATTTATATGTATTTTTTGCATAATTGATTTTTATTTAAGTTTAAAGAGGTGATTTAAGTTTGAGTAATTTTAACATACTGGGAACATGCGATGTTACAGAGGTTAGAGGTACACAGTTGAGGAAATAAATGGGTTTATTATAGCAAGTGAATACTTAAAATATTTTGAAATAAAACAGTGCTTTTGTTAGTGAGCCTTTTTTATACAAAAGAAGAAAAGACAAACAACTTAGTAAAGGATCGTAATAAAAACACCTCGAACAAGGGAAAGTTCGAGGTGTTCGGCATTTACTGATATTTATAAATGCCACTGGGGATTTTCTAAGTGAACAAAGATATGGATGTTTGGGAAAGCATCCACTTTCAGAATTTACCACAAATAGAGGCGTTTTAATTGTAATGTAGTATAAATCATGCAATCAAAGCCTTCCTTATAAAAACGGCGTTCATTTTTACATACTACTGATTACTTTCAAAGATTCCATTGTATCTATTTTTTTAATTAATTTTTAGGAATTACGAGAAGCTTTACCATGAAAAAGCGTTTTTTCGCGGGTTTTTAAGAAATGAATTTTCTACTATTAATGAGTTTTAAGACCTGCGTCATTAGTCCTGATTTTGTTTGTGAGTTGAAATGTGTCTATTTTATGAATCTTTCAATTTTAACCTTGTGTAATATGCAAGTGGCGTATATCCTTAAAGCTATAACAAAATTTAATTACAACAGGAGGAAATATGGGATTTTTAGAAGCTTATAAATCATTTTGGAAAAATTATATCAATTTTAATGGTCGCTCATCGCGTTCAGCATATTGGTATGCAATGTTAGGAAACGGTATTATTTTAGTAGCACTTTATATTTGTTTGGCTGTTTCAGGTTTTTCTTTATTTATGACTGGTGGTACAGGAGCAACAAGAGTATCTGGTGGACTAGCGATTGTATTTATAATTGCTTTGTGGGCCTATCTTTTAGCAATACTTATTCCAGCCATTAGTATTACTGTTAGACGTTTTCATGATTCAGGGAAAAGCGGTTTTATGGCGCTTTTATATTTTGTACCCGGAGTTGGAAGCCTTCTTATTTTAATATTTATGTGTTTTGCTAGTGATGCCGCGAATCAATACGGCGAGTCTTCGGACGATATTTAATAAAAAATACGAGCTATGGTGGTAATCCGTAGCTTGTTTTTATGTGATAATCTATCTTAGAATTTTACTTACGCAGGAGGAAATATGGGGTTTTTAGAAGCTTATACGTCATTTTGGAAAAATTATGTGAATTTTAGTGGTCGTGCACCAGGTTCTGCATATTGGTATGTAGTGGTTTGGAACATGATGATTATTGTACCTCTTCGTGTTATGGCAGCTATTTTTAGCGCTTCATCAATGATAGATGGGGTTGGCTATGCTGGAATCGTAGTTTCGTTCTTTCTTATTGGTCTACGGTGGTTGTATTGGTTGGGCACTATAGTCCCACTAACTAGCCTTATTGTAAGACGATTACACGACACTGGGAGAAGTGGTTATCTTGCTTTCCTTGCTTTAATTCCAGTCGTTGGATCCATTATTATTATAATATTTATGTGTTTTGAAAGTGATGGACCAAATAAATATGGAGATGTCTATCAAAAATCAGAGGTTTAAAAGAAAAACGAGCTAGGATTATCTCCTAGCTCGTTTTTTTAATGGATTCCTTCGCTTACAAGAAACCAATTTACTTGGTTGGTATTAATAAAATATGTTAAGTCGTATTTTGTTAACTCGATACATTTTTCGTTAAAAAGGTTTTTCAAATCTGCTTTAGATAATTCGTGGATGCTGATGTTGTTGATTTTTGCGTCGTCGTCAAGGCGAATAGATTCCCCGTTTACGGTATAAATTTCGATATACATCGTGCCACTCCTTCTAAATTACATTTGTTTATAATTTTCTTTGAATACACCAAGTTGGTTTAGTGTTACTACGAGTTGCTGACTGAACAGTGGGAGTGCTTGGATTTGGTCTAAGTCACTAGCATAAGCGAAATCAGCTACTTGTAACACGAG
The sequence above is drawn from the Listeria monocytogenes genome and encodes:
- a CDS encoding lmo0673 family protein, whose protein sequence is MYIEIYTVNGESIRLDDDAKINNISIHELSKADLKNLFNEKCIELTKYDLTYFINTNQVNWFLVSEGIH
- a CDS encoding DUF805 domain-containing protein — encoded protein: MGFLEAYKSFWKNYINFNGRSSRSAYWYAMLGNGIILVALYICLAVSGFSLFMTGGTGATRVSGGLAIVFIIALWAYLLAILIPAISITVRRFHDSGKSGFMALLYFVPGVGSLLILIFMCFASDAANQYGESSDDI
- a CDS encoding SDR family oxidoreductase; the protein is MMNKENPLNKYHTGKFEKQRQDYPGLQSKMTPVPDTGESSYQGANKLTGKKAFVTGGDSGIGRAAVIAYAREGADVAINYHPDEEVDAQEVKKIVEEAGRKCILLPGDLRKEGFAKEVVKKAYNELGGLDILVLNAGLQQYQFDIQKLPAEQLRDTFEVNVFSVVFAIQEALNYLKAGASIILTSSIQGVKPSAHLVDYAMTKSSLISLTKSLAAQLGEKGIRINAVAPGPIWTALQISGGQPQESIPEFGQNQPLGRAGQPAELASAYVLLASDEASYTTGQVYGITGGAPIN
- a CDS encoding ABC transporter ATP-binding protein, with amino-acid sequence MTYALEIKGLRKIYSTGVEALRGVDLTVEEGDFYALLGPNGAGKSTTIGIITSLVNKTSGQVSVFGYDLDTDIVRAKQQIGLVPQEFNFNPFETVQQIVVNQAGYYGVSRKEAIKRSEKYLKQSNLWEKRNERARMLSGGMKRRLMIARALMHEPKLLILDEPTAGVDIELRREMWTFLRELNESGTTIILTTHYLEEAEMLCRNIGIIQSGELIENTSMKSLLSKLQFETFIFDLEPYEEAFEITGYNHVFEDKQTLSVEVERNQGVNHIFEQLSEHGIKVLSMRNKSNRLEELFLKITEEKHQVGEKHV
- a CDS encoding ABC transporter permease is translated as MFNLYYTALKSLAAKETNRYMRIWVQTLVPPVITTSLYFIIFGKMIGSRIGEMNGFSYMEYIVPGLIMMSVITSSYANVSSSFFSQKFQKNIEEILVAPVPTHIIIWGFLIGGIGRSVLVGALVTLISMVFVPIHIHSWTIGIITFLMTAILFSLAGLINGIFARSFDDVSIVPTFVLQPLTYLGGVFYAISMLPPIWQAISKVNPIVYMISGFRYGFLGVTDVPVAISLSILVVFSAVLYSICWYLISKGRGLRS
- a CDS encoding DUF805 domain-containing protein, with translation MGFLEAYTSFWKNYVNFSGRAPGSAYWYVVVWNMMIIVPLRVMAAIFSASSMIDGVGYAGIVVSFFLIGLRWLYWLGTIVPLTSLIVRRLHDTGRSGYLAFLALIPVVGSIIIIIFMCFESDGPNKYGDVYQKSEV